The genome window TGTTGGCCGGTTAACTAGTGGCTGGCGCGCGGCCGAACCACAGTCCCAGCACCGCCGCAGCCGCCACCGCGGCGGCTGTCGCACCCATCGGCGACAGCCCGTAGGCCGCGGCCGTGGCCAATGTGCCACCGACGATGGCGGCAACAAGCAGGCGAGCGCTGCCGCGTTCCACGGCCACCAGCGGAGCGGCCAGAACGGTCATGAGCGCAAGTGCGCCGCCAACGGCCAGCGGGCTGCTGCCCACCACGATGGCGGATGCGACGGCGAGCAGCAGCATGCTGAGCGCACCGTAGTTGCGGCTAGGTCGGGTGGTGACCTCGAAGCGCGCATCGTTCGCCGCTTCCGGCAGATAGACCAGGCTTTCTCCCTCGCGCTCGGTGAGCTCGGCGAGCAGCTGCTGGTAAAGGTCTTCGTGACGCTGTGCGGGGTGAGTCATGGCTTGCTCCTGTCATCGGCGATGCCGAGGCGCCATGTTCGCCTGCCCGCAAGTCTGCGCGAAGTGGCATTTTAGACTATATTAAAGCCGATAACGCCAAATATAAGGTGTGAGTTATCACAAGTGTGGCGATATTCGCATTTGATGACGTAATGGCAACCGGCGTCACCGGGCCGCTGGAGATGTTCAACATCGCCAATGTGCAGGCCGAGCTAGCCGGTTTACCGCCCGAGCAGCGCTTCAGTTGGTGCGTGGTTTCGGTGGATGGCAAGCCCGTGCGCAGCTCGGCGGGCTTCATGCTCCCGGTGGACGCCAACGCCAGCTGCGCCAGTGCCGCGGAGGTTATCCTGATTCCGGGTGTGAACCACCGCAGTGGTCGCGATGTTGTCGATCACGTTGCCAACCTGCCGGATGCCTACCTGGGATGGCTGAAGGCCCGTCACGCCGAGGGTCGGATCCTCTGCGGCGTCTGCAGCGGTACCTTCGTGCTGGCCGAGGCCCACCTGCTCGATGGCCGCCGCGCCACGACCAGCTGGTGGCTGACCAAGGCCTTCAGGCGACGCTATCCCATGGTGGACCTGCACCCGCGCGAGGTTCTCACCGAGGATGGGCCCATGGTCTGTGGCGGCTCGGCAGGCTCATGGAGCCACGTCAGCCTGCGCATCATCCGCAAGTTCATGGGGGCGCAGGTGGCCAATGCGTGTGCGCGCATCATGCTCATTGATCCGAACCCGGCCAGCCAAGCCATGCATTTGGCTGCAGAGCATCTGAGTTCCGGCCGCGACGAGACCATCGACCGCGTCATTGCCTATATGCGCGAGCATCTCGACCGCGAGCTGCCGGTCAGCGAGCTGGCCGCGTTGGCGCTGATGAGCGAGCGCACCTTCCTGCGGCGCTTCCGCGAGATCGCGGGCATGCCGCCCGGGCATTACCTGCAGCGGATGCGCGTCGATCGCGCCAAGCAGCTATTCGAGCAGGGCACGGATTCGCTGGAGGCGATCGTCGAGCAGGTTGGCTACCAGGACCTGAGTTCCTTCCGCCGCCTCTTCCGCAAGGAGACGGGGCTATCGCCGCGTGCGTATCGCGAGCGCTTCGCGATGCCGGTCGCGCCGGCTGCCTGAGCGCAGCGGCACCTCATGGGTGCCGCCGCGGCTGGAGACCTCAGTCTTCGCCGAGGCCGAATCCCAGCAGGTGCAGCAGGCTGGTAAAGAGGTTGTAGATGGCCACGTAGAGTCCGATGGTGGCGAGGATGTAGTTGGTCTCGCCGCCGTTGAGGATCTCGCTCGTCTGATAGAGGATCAGTCCGCACATCAGAACGGCGAAGACCGCCGAGATGGCCAGCGCCAGCGGCTGGAAGTAGACGCCGAAGAGTGAGGCTACGAGCATGCCCATGGCCGCGATGAAGGCGACCAGAATGCCGACCATCAGCGCCTGGCGCATAAAACTGAAGTCGCGCCCGCTCTTGACGGCATAGGCGGAGAGGCCAATGAAGGTGCCGCCGGTGGTGCCCAGCGCCATCATGACGATCTGCCCGCCGTTGGCGAAACCGGTCAGATAGGCGTTGATGACGGGACCCAGCCCGAAACCGAGCAGGCCGGTGACCGCGAAGACGGCGTAGAGGCCCTTGGAGGAATCGGCTGTGCGCGGCACGACGAACCAGAGCAGGCCGAGCGCGGCCAGCGAGCAGATCAGTCCCATGCCGTAGGGCGCGTTGATCGCCATCGCGACGCCCGCCATCAGCGCGCTGAAGATCAGCGTCAGCGACAGCAGAAGATAGGTGTTGCGCAGAACCTGATTGGTCGCCAGTGCGGAAACGCTCTGGCCGGATACGGTTTTGGTGTGACTCTGCTGCATGGTGGCGGAATCTTGGTTGAGGATTACCCGTCAACAATACGCTATTGCGGCTACGGCTTCAGCGATTTCGAGCTTGCTGCCGATCCGCGCCTTTGCATTGCCGTTCGTCGGCCCGTGAGTGCCAGCTGCCTCGTCGGGCGTTAGCGTGAATGCCTTTCGTGCGGGCGAGTCGCCGGCGCCATTCTTCGGAGTCGCTCTATGAAAGTGACAGTGACCGAAACCCTCCGCTCCCGCGCTCTGGCGCAGGTGCTACTTGCTTTCCAGATGCGTGTCGGTGGACGCGTCTTCTACCGGGATATAGCCGAGGCTTGGCGTAGCGAGACCGGTCTGCGCCACGGCGACTTGCGCGACAGTCTCGACGAGCTGGAAGCCCGCGGTGGCCTGCGCTTCCACGATGGTGAGCACGGCTTGCTCGTGGAGTTGACGCCAGAGGGCGGCCGTGCGCTGGATGCGCCTATGGCTACCCCCAGCGAGCTCTTCCGACACTTGCATGCCGGCTGGGTGCTGACGCGCACGCGGCGACGCTATCGCCGTGCCATCACCAGCTCAGCGAGCACCGGCGCGTCCGCACGGCGTGCCGCCGACCAGGGCCTGCGCGCCTGATGTCCCTCAGGCCGCGGCGCGCCGGCGTGCCGCGGCCGGCGCACGGCGGTGGCCGAAGTGCATCGCTTCGTCACGCACGCGGCCCCAGCGCAAGGTGAGCAGGTCCAGCACGTAGTTCTGGTAGAGCTTCCAGGGCGCGCGCGAGCCCTGCTTGGGGAACTGGTCGAGGGCGCGCAGCACGTAGCCGGCGGCCAGATCGATGATCGGCTCCTCCTCCAGCGTCGGATCCTGATTGCGCGGCATGCAGTAGTCGTAGCCGTGCTTGTCCATGTGCTGCA of Algiphilus aromaticivorans DG1253 contains these proteins:
- a CDS encoding GlxA family transcriptional regulator, yielding MAIFAFDDVMATGVTGPLEMFNIANVQAELAGLPPEQRFSWCVVSVDGKPVRSSAGFMLPVDANASCASAAEVILIPGVNHRSGRDVVDHVANLPDAYLGWLKARHAEGRILCGVCSGTFVLAEAHLLDGRRATTSWWLTKAFRRRYPMVDLHPREVLTEDGPMVCGGSAGSWSHVSLRIIRKFMGAQVANACARIMLIDPNPASQAMHLAAEHLSSGRDETIDRVIAYMREHLDRELPVSELAALALMSERTFLRRFREIAGMPPGHYLQRMRVDRAKQLFEQGTDSLEAIVEQVGYQDLSSFRRLFRKETGLSPRAYRERFAMPVAPAA
- a CDS encoding Bax inhibitor-1 family protein, which encodes MQQSHTKTVSGQSVSALATNQVLRNTYLLLSLTLIFSALMAGVAMAINAPYGMGLICSLAALGLLWFVVPRTADSSKGLYAVFAVTGLLGFGLGPVINAYLTGFANGGQIVMMALGTTGGTFIGLSAYAVKSGRDFSFMRQALMVGILVAFIAAMGMLVASLFGVYFQPLALAISAVFAVLMCGLILYQTSEILNGGETNYILATIGLYVAIYNLFTSLLHLLGFGLGED